A single region of the Anopheles funestus chromosome X, idAnoFuneDA-416_04, whole genome shotgun sequence genome encodes:
- the LOC125774241 gene encoding heparan sulfate glucosamine 3-O-sulfotransferase 6, giving the protein MQHKQLNRTIAITTGLIMCAVYVLYTFHACLLSGINRSFKQTAAFTIASTVTVTTISPTPLPHVRILGSIVRIVPLVDDETVKQTSTTLRLLSPNTTDGSPKYRFLRQQGLRPSRHLPDALIIGVKKSGTRALLEFVRLHPDVRAAGCEVHFFDRHYTKGLAWYRHHMPPTIEGQITMEKTPSYFITREAPRRVRHMNPSTKLLVVVRDPVTRAISDYTQAKSKKRDMKRFEELAFTNGSAGGVVDTSWGPVRIGVYAKYLERWLECFPLSQLLFVSGERLIADPAVEIGRVQDFLGLKRVVNEKHFYFNSTKGFPCLLKSEERSSPHCLGKTKGRNHPRIDSVAIDRLREFYRPFNQKFYHLTGINFGWP; this is encoded by the exons ATGCAGCACAAACAGCTCAACCGTACGATCGCAATAACGACCGGCTTAATCATGTGTGCCGTATATGTACTGTACACGTTTCATGCCTGCTTGCTGTCTGGTATCAATCGCAGTTTCAAACAG ACCGCTGCTTTCACGATAGCATCAACGGTGACCGTAACGACTATTTCACCAACGCCACTCCCGCACGTCCGCATCCTTGGTTCGATTGTGCGCATCGTGCCGCTGGTAGATGACGAAACGGTCAAGCAGACATCCACAACGTTACGTCTACTGTCCCCAAACACGACCGACGGTTCGCCAAAGTATCGTTTTCTGCGCCAGCAAGGACTCCGACCGTCGCGCCATCTGCCGGACGCACTCATCATCGGTGTGAAGAAGAGCGGTACGCGAGCGCTGCTAGAGTTTGTCCGGCTACATCCGGACGTGCGTGCGGCCGGTTGCGAGGTACACTTCTTCGACCGGCACTACACGAAAGGGTTGGCCTGGTACCGGCACCATATGCCACCAACGATCGAGGGCCAAATCACGATGGAGAAAACGCCCAGCTACTTCATAACGCGGGAAGCACCGCGCCGTGTACGGCACATGAATCCATCCACCAAGCTGCTGGTGGTTGTACGCGACCCCGTCACCCGTGCCATCTCTGACTACACGCAGGCGAAGAGCAAGAAGCGGGATATGAAGCGGTTTGAGGAGCTTGCCTTTACGAATGGGTCGGCCGGTGGTGTCGTCGATACGAGCTGGGGCCCGGTACGGATCGGTGTCTACGCCAAGTACCTGGAACGCTGGCTCGAGTGTTTCCCGCTCTCTCAGCTGCTGTTCGTAAGCGGTGAACGGTTGATCGCCGATCCTGCGGTAGAGATTGGCCGAGTGCAGGATTTTCTCGGACTGAAGCGGGTGGTCAACGAGAAACACTTCTACTTTAACTCCACCAAGGGTTTCCCCTGTCTGCTCAAGTCGGAGGAACGGTCCAGCCCGCACTGTCTCGGTAAGACGAAAGGGCGTAACCATCCGCGTATCGACAGTGTCGCCATTGATCGGCTACGCGAGTTCTATCGGCCGTTCAACCAGAAGTTTTACCACCTCACTGGCATCAATTTCGGCTGGCCATAG